From the genome of Drosophila melanogaster chromosome 2L, one region includes:
- the Edem2 gene encoding ER degradation enhancer, mannosidase alpha-like 2, isoform B, giving the protein MSTTSSESFVRGQRLMLIFLVAMCIVVACVLSTETTMPTQNMSNKERAELREEARDMFYHAYNAYMQNAYPADELMPLSCKGRYRGVTPSRGDMDDILGNFSMTLVDTLDTLVLLGDFTEFDHAVKLVIRDVQFDSDIIVSVFETNIRMVGGLLSAHILAEYLQKHADTMHWYKGELLEMSRELGYRLLPAFNTSTGIPHARVNLRLGMKDPMLKKSRETCTACAGTILLEFAALSRLTGDPIFEVRAHAAMDALWKLRHRGSDLMGTVLNVHSGDWVRRDSGVGAGIDSYYEYLFKSYVLLGDDKYLARFNRHYNAVMKYVSEGPMLLDVLMHRPHAKSKNFMDSLLAFWPGLQVLSGDLKPAVQTHEMLYQVMQMHTFIPEAFTVDFQIHWGQHPLRPEFIESTYFLYRATGDHHYLQVGKKALKTLQQHAKVSCGYAAVNDVRTGKHEDRMDSFVLSETIKYLFLLFSDPQDLIINVDEFVFTTEAHLLPLSIAQLGNATFSFRQTDEHNVLDFMRTCPSSNRLFPEKVRKPLRNFITGSCPRTTAGKRLSALDFQASNADHLRAVYDMGITMVSVGDRSQGKAKSHEEGEMGLQFMQEMLELTKMQSINQLAQLQAVAYATDENSQDWIALMAGPSHFSPELTGDQFVEGDVILAKPLRACDESLENAEEAKGKVLVAERGDCTFVSKARLAQKVGAAALIVCDNVPGSSGETQPMFAMSGDGKDDVLIPVVFMYSMEFGKLSAVMQRRKQPLRVRVMQMVEFKRWQLAKEQRQNQTASVAQKPEKEL; this is encoded by the exons ATGTCTACCACATCCTCCGAATCCTTTGTCCGCGGCCAGCGGCTTATGCTCATCTTCCTGGTGGCCATGTGCATCGTAGTTGCCTGCGTCCTTAGCACCGAAACCACCATGCCCACGCAGAACATGTCCAATAAGGAGCGGGCGGAACTCCG GGAAGAGGCTCGCGATATGTTCTATCATGCATACAACGCCTACATGCAGAACGCCTATCCAGCTGATGAGCTTATGCCGCTCTCCTGCAAAGGACGGTACCGAGGAGTGACGCCATCACGTGGCGACATGGACGACATCCTTGGAAA TTTCTCCATGACTCTGGTGGATACTCTGGACACTCTGGTGCTCCTGGGCGATTTCACAGAGTTTGATCACGCGGTGAAGCTAGTTATCCGCGACGTTCAATTCGACAGCGACATTATTGTGTCGGTGTTTGAGACGAACATTCGAATGGTCGGTGGCTTGCTGTCGGCGCACATCCTGGCGGAGTATCTGCAAAAGCATGCGGACACGATGCATTGGTACAAGGGCGAACTGCTGGAGATGTCTCGCGAGCTGGGCTACCGTTTGCTACCGGCGTTCAACACATCCACGGGCATTCCGCATGCGCGGGTTAATCTCCGCCTGGGCATGAAGGACCCGATGCTCAAGAAGTCCCGTGAAACGTGTACGGCGTGTGCTGGTACCATCCTTCTGGAATTTGCTGCTCTGTCGCGTCTCACCGGCGATCCCATTTTCGAGGTGCGAGCTCACGCCGCCATGGATGCACTGTGGAAGCTAAGGCACCGTGGCTCCGATCTCATGGGCACGGTACTTAATGTCCATTCGGGCGATTGGGTGCGTCGCGATTCTGGAGTCGGAGCTGGCATCGACAGTTACTATGAGTACCTGTTCAAGTCGTACGTCCTACTGGGTGACGACAAGTACCTGGCACGCTTTAATCGCCACTACAACGCAGTGATGAAGTACGTCAGCGAAGGACCCATGCTACTCGACGTGCTCATGCACAGGCCACATGCTAAGTCCAAAAACTTCATGGACTCGCTTCTGGCATTTTGGCCGGGCTTGCAGGTGCTATCGGGCGATCTGAAACCAGCTGTGCAGACACACGAGATGCTCTATCAG GTCATGCAGATGCACACCTTCATTCCAGAAGCATTTACCGTCGACTTCCAGATCCATTGGGGACAGCATCCCCTGCGACCAGAATTTATAGAGTCCACTTACTTCCTGTACCGCGCCACTGGCGATCATCATTATCTGCAGGTTGGCAAGAAGGCTCTGAAAACACTCCAGCAGCATGCTAAGGTATCTTGCGGCTATGCGGCCGTCAATGATGTACGGACTGGCAAGCATGAGGATCGCATGGACTCGTTTGTGCTCTCCGAGACGATCAAGTACCTCTTCCTACTGTTCTCCGATCCCCAGGATCTGATCATAAACGTCGATGAGTTCGTCTTCACGACCGAGGCTCATCTGCTACCGCTCTCTATTGCCCAACTAGGGAATGCCACGTTTA GCTTTCGCCAGACGGACGAACACAACGTACTCGACTTCATGCGCACCTGCCCCAGTTCAAATAGGCTTTTTCCTGAAAAAGTACGCAAACCACTGCGCAACTTCATTACGGGCTCGTGCCCTCGCACCACAGCGGGAAAGCGACTCAGCGCCCTGGATTTTCAGGCAAGCAATGCAGATCATCTTCGAGCTGTTTACGACATGGGCATTACCATGGTTTCGGTAGGCGACCGCAGCCAAGGCAAG GCCAAAAGTCACGAGGAGGGCGAAATGGGACTGCAATTTATGCAGGAGATGCTTGAGCTGACCAAGATGCAAAGCATAAATCAGCTAGCGCAACTGCAG GCCGTTGCCTACGCCACTGACGAGAACTCACAGGATTGGATCGCACTGATGGCCGGGCCGTCGCACTTTAGCCCAGAGTTAACTGGCGATCAGTTCGTCGAAGGGGACGTGATTCTGGCCAAGCCGCTACGAGCATGCGATGAGAGCCTAGAGAACGCCGAGGAGGCGAAAGGAAAGGTCCTGGTGGCCGAGCGCGGCGATTGCACGTTCGTTAGCAAAGCGCGACTGGCCCAGAAGGTGGGGGCGGCGGCGCTGATTGTCTGTGATAATGTTCCGGGCTCTTCCGGTGAGACGCAGCCGATGTTCGCAATGTCTGGCGACGGCAAGGACGACGTGCTCATTCCAGTCGTATTCATGTACAGCATGGAGTTCGGCAAACTGTCGGCGGTCATGCAGCGACGGAAACAACCTCTGCGTGTTCGCGTCATGCAGATGGTGGAGTTTAAGCGGTGGCAACTGGCCAAGGAGCAGCGCCAGAACCAAACAGCGTCGGTA
- the Edem2 gene encoding ER degradation enhancer, mannosidase alpha-like 2, isoform A — protein sequence MSTTSSESFVRGQRLMLIFLVAMCIVVACVLSTETTMPTQNMSNKERAELREEARDMFYHAYNAYMQNAYPADELMPLSCKGRYRGVTPSRGDMDDILGNFSMTLVDTLDTLVLLGDFTEFDHAVKLVIRDVQFDSDIIVSVFETNIRMVGGLLSAHILAEYLQKHADTMHWYKGELLEMSRELGYRLLPAFNTSTGIPHARVNLRLGMKDPMLKKSRETCTACAGTILLEFAALSRLTGDPIFEVRAHAAMDALWKLRHRGSDLMGTVLNVHSGDWVRRDSGVGAGIDSYYEYLFKSYVLLGDDKYLARFNRHYNAVMKYVSEGPMLLDVLMHRPHAKSKNFMDSLLAFWPGLQVLSGDLKPAVQTHEMLYQVMQMHTFIPEAFTVDFQIHWGQHPLRPEFIESTYFLYRATGDHHYLQVGKKALKTLQQHAKVSCGYAAVNDVRTGKHEDRMDSFVLSETIKYLFLLFSDPQDLIINVDEFVFTTEAHLLPLSIAQLGNATFSFRQTDEHNVLDFMRTCPSSNRLFPEKVRKPLRNFITGSCPRTTAGKRLSALDFQASNADHLRAVYDMGITMVSVGDRSQGKVRLFHSFYNAKSHEEGEMGLQFMQEMLELTKMQSINQLAQLQAVAYATDENSQDWIALMAGPSHFSPELTGDQFVEGDVILAKPLRACDESLENAEEAKGKVLVAERGDCTFVSKARLAQKVGAAALIVCDNVPGSSGETQPMFAMSGDGKDDVLIPVVFMYSMEFGKLSAVMQRRKQPLRVRVMQMVEFKRWQLAKEQRQNQTASVAQKPEKEL from the exons ATGTCTACCACATCCTCCGAATCCTTTGTCCGCGGCCAGCGGCTTATGCTCATCTTCCTGGTGGCCATGTGCATCGTAGTTGCCTGCGTCCTTAGCACCGAAACCACCATGCCCACGCAGAACATGTCCAATAAGGAGCGGGCGGAACTCCG GGAAGAGGCTCGCGATATGTTCTATCATGCATACAACGCCTACATGCAGAACGCCTATCCAGCTGATGAGCTTATGCCGCTCTCCTGCAAAGGACGGTACCGAGGAGTGACGCCATCACGTGGCGACATGGACGACATCCTTGGAAA TTTCTCCATGACTCTGGTGGATACTCTGGACACTCTGGTGCTCCTGGGCGATTTCACAGAGTTTGATCACGCGGTGAAGCTAGTTATCCGCGACGTTCAATTCGACAGCGACATTATTGTGTCGGTGTTTGAGACGAACATTCGAATGGTCGGTGGCTTGCTGTCGGCGCACATCCTGGCGGAGTATCTGCAAAAGCATGCGGACACGATGCATTGGTACAAGGGCGAACTGCTGGAGATGTCTCGCGAGCTGGGCTACCGTTTGCTACCGGCGTTCAACACATCCACGGGCATTCCGCATGCGCGGGTTAATCTCCGCCTGGGCATGAAGGACCCGATGCTCAAGAAGTCCCGTGAAACGTGTACGGCGTGTGCTGGTACCATCCTTCTGGAATTTGCTGCTCTGTCGCGTCTCACCGGCGATCCCATTTTCGAGGTGCGAGCTCACGCCGCCATGGATGCACTGTGGAAGCTAAGGCACCGTGGCTCCGATCTCATGGGCACGGTACTTAATGTCCATTCGGGCGATTGGGTGCGTCGCGATTCTGGAGTCGGAGCTGGCATCGACAGTTACTATGAGTACCTGTTCAAGTCGTACGTCCTACTGGGTGACGACAAGTACCTGGCACGCTTTAATCGCCACTACAACGCAGTGATGAAGTACGTCAGCGAAGGACCCATGCTACTCGACGTGCTCATGCACAGGCCACATGCTAAGTCCAAAAACTTCATGGACTCGCTTCTGGCATTTTGGCCGGGCTTGCAGGTGCTATCGGGCGATCTGAAACCAGCTGTGCAGACACACGAGATGCTCTATCAG GTCATGCAGATGCACACCTTCATTCCAGAAGCATTTACCGTCGACTTCCAGATCCATTGGGGACAGCATCCCCTGCGACCAGAATTTATAGAGTCCACTTACTTCCTGTACCGCGCCACTGGCGATCATCATTATCTGCAGGTTGGCAAGAAGGCTCTGAAAACACTCCAGCAGCATGCTAAGGTATCTTGCGGCTATGCGGCCGTCAATGATGTACGGACTGGCAAGCATGAGGATCGCATGGACTCGTTTGTGCTCTCCGAGACGATCAAGTACCTCTTCCTACTGTTCTCCGATCCCCAGGATCTGATCATAAACGTCGATGAGTTCGTCTTCACGACCGAGGCTCATCTGCTACCGCTCTCTATTGCCCAACTAGGGAATGCCACGTTTA GCTTTCGCCAGACGGACGAACACAACGTACTCGACTTCATGCGCACCTGCCCCAGTTCAAATAGGCTTTTTCCTGAAAAAGTACGCAAACCACTGCGCAACTTCATTACGGGCTCGTGCCCTCGCACCACAGCGGGAAAGCGACTCAGCGCCCTGGATTTTCAGGCAAGCAATGCAGATCATCTTCGAGCTGTTTACGACATGGGCATTACCATGGTTTCGGTAGGCGACCGCAGCCAAGGCAAGGTGCGACTGTTTCATAGTTTCTATAAT GCCAAAAGTCACGAGGAGGGCGAAATGGGACTGCAATTTATGCAGGAGATGCTTGAGCTGACCAAGATGCAAAGCATAAATCAGCTAGCGCAACTGCAG GCCGTTGCCTACGCCACTGACGAGAACTCACAGGATTGGATCGCACTGATGGCCGGGCCGTCGCACTTTAGCCCAGAGTTAACTGGCGATCAGTTCGTCGAAGGGGACGTGATTCTGGCCAAGCCGCTACGAGCATGCGATGAGAGCCTAGAGAACGCCGAGGAGGCGAAAGGAAAGGTCCTGGTGGCCGAGCGCGGCGATTGCACGTTCGTTAGCAAAGCGCGACTGGCCCAGAAGGTGGGGGCGGCGGCGCTGATTGTCTGTGATAATGTTCCGGGCTCTTCCGGTGAGACGCAGCCGATGTTCGCAATGTCTGGCGACGGCAAGGACGACGTGCTCATTCCAGTCGTATTCATGTACAGCATGGAGTTCGGCAAACTGTCGGCGGTCATGCAGCGACGGAAACAACCTCTGCGTGTTCGCGTCATGCAGATGGTGGAGTTTAAGCGGTGGCAACTGGCCAAGGAGCAGCGCCAGAACCAAACAGCGTCGGTA